The DNA window GAGCTGCTGCGGTCATACATCAAGAACACAAAACGTTCTATGATTTCAAAGGTTGAAGAAGTCACTTGCTCGCTGCAGGATGCGATCTGAAGAAATGCTTTTGTGACTTCAGGATACACGCTCCACGTCTGCCATCCCTTAGCTTTTCCGTGCCCTGCAAAGAAGGAAACCGTATCACACCCCGTAAGGGCGTGGAATACTGGTAACGACGTGCACTTGTCCGGGCTGACGCAATTTCGTGCGCTGGGATGTTCTCGATGTGCTTCCCAGTTCCAAACGCCACCCACATCTCCTCTGCTTGAAGTTTACGTGCAACGGAGACGGCAAATACGATGACGTCAGTGTCTGCAGTCCTGATGATGATCCTTGTTTGGCCCTGTTTGACACAGTCCGCAGCATGCAGAAAGAGCCTTGTGTCTGCCTCCTCATGCGTGCACGGCTCCAAGCCTTCGGTTGTGTAACTGTTATTAGAGCAAACAACTTTCTCGTTAGAAGTGCTCACAATCAGTTTTCCGAGATCAACCACACATCTCGAAATTTCTTTTGCTAGAAACTGGAAGAGCTCTTCTTTGTTTGCGTTGTTGCTTAGGAAGCCTTTCCAGTTTGTAGGAATTGGTGCTCCCACTTTTCTCGGGGTAAAACTGGATCCACGTCTCTCTTGGAAGCCCCAGATCGAAGACATGGAGAAAAGGGGGATCAAGAGGCTTGCCTTGATGAAGAAGCTCTCGGGAACACATTGGGGGGCCAACTCCAAGATACTGAAGACTGTGTACACAGGAACAGTTCGCCCAGTGCTGGAGTATGGGGCAAGTGCTTGGGCAACTGCAGCCAAGACGCACACCAACAAACTGGACCGGGTCCAAAACTTTGGCCTCAGGATAATCCTTGGGGCCATGAAATCTACTCCTATTGCCGCAATGGAAAAGACAGTTGGAGTTGAACCCCTTGAGAGCCGACAGCGAAGCAAGCTTCTTGCACATGCCGAAAAGATGAAGAGGCTACCAGACCACCCCCTGCATGACAAACTAAAAAGCCTGACAAAGAACAGGCTAAAACGGAAAAGCTTGAACCATCTTGTCAAGGAAGAGCAACGCATGCAGGCTGACATCTTGACGGCAAACATCGAACTGTGCGAGAAACTTGATCCAACCAACTGGCCCCCAAAAACCCTTAAAGCTGAAGTCAGAACCACCATCCCTGGCATTACTGTGAAGGGAGACCAGAGTGACGCTGTGCTGAAAGCTCTGACAATGGAAGAGATCGACAAGCGCTACCCTGCAGCTAGATGGACACACATCTTTACCGACGGATCAGCTGAAGACGCCACAAGAAACGGAGGATGTGGCGTATTCATCAAGAAACCAGGCCTGCCCCCAGTCTCGGTCTCAGCATCCGGAGGGAGATTGTGCTCCAACTACAAGGCTGAAGTTCTGGCACTCCACAAAGCCACAGAGACAGTCCTGCAGTGGGAAACCCGTCCCAAGAAAGCTGTCTTTCTTTCAGACTCTTTGTCAGCACTCCAGGCCTTGTGTTCGGGCAATCCAGACTCGACCATGGAACACCTGATGCAAAACATCAACACACTGGCCCAAACCACAGCGGTTGTCCTGCAGTGGATCCCTGCACACACGGGGATTGTGGGCAACGAAGTGGCGGATCGGCTGGCAAAGGAGGGCAGCAAAACTGAGCAGCAACCCTCTAATCTCACTTACAGTGAAGCCAGGACCCTAATCCGAAACAGGCAAAAATCCaccttcaaaaagaaaaacaatggatATAATCCACACGAAGATGCCCTCCATCAGCTCACTCGTCACGAGCAGACCATTGTCTTCCGCCTCCGGACAGGCCACTGTGGACTAAACAGCCACCTAAAAATGATCGGCATCAGACAGTCGGCCCTGTGCCATTGTGGAAAGGCGGACCAGACACCGGACCActtcctgcagacctgccaacTCCACTGCAGTGAGAGGAAACATGTCTGGCCCACAGGGACATCGCTGCACACCAAGCTATGGGGCAGCACTCAGGACCTGGAAatgacagcccacttcgtcaacatcacgggccaaagaatctagacacagccatcgtcgaacgctgaagaagaagaagaagaaggtgctgCACCTGAGACTCTCCTGCGCTGTCCCTGGCTTCTTTTCTGTCTTGTTGCTGTCTTCAGGCTGTCTGCGCGGTAAACATCCCAGACGACATCAACTCGCTGTACACTGCTCAGTTGCTGTAACATGTAAGGCATGAAAACCGTTTCACTGTAGTCGTGAAATGTCCTGCACAGCTTTGGAGACAACATCTGAATAATGAAAGCACCATCAAGGATCTTTGCAGAATGATTAGTGATGTCTTGGCATTGGGTTTCAACGCCCAGAAGTAGCGTGTCGTTGTGGACAGGAGTCAGCTCTGCGTCAAGAAGCTCATCAAGAACGTTGAGCTCTTCCTCAGTGGGCATGACGACTTCAGGGATACTTTCTGTGGCATTGTCATACAGCAAGCGGTCATGTTCAGCAGAAGCATAGTCCCCGTTTGATGCACAGCGCTCGAGGCAGGCAAGTAAATCAGACTTTTTACCAGACCTCATTTCTGACAGCTTGGCAAGAGAAGGGGGGAAGGGTTGATTTTCGTGTCTGAAAAACTCTTCCATGTTTCCTTGTCTTACCTGGCAGGCTATATATAACCTTGAAAACAGAGAACAGTCAGTTAGGTCATTGGAAATACGTATAACCCTATCATAGGAAACTGACAGACCCAGATTGTACAGAATATCAATAATACCATGCTTCCTGGTCTCGGCGTGTATTTTCAGTCCGAGTTAAACAGGAAGCGGAGTTTCCTTCTCTTTTGCATGGTTACGACGGGTGTCCTTCAAGGGATCTCTTGGTGCTTGTTTTCTGCTGTTAAATACGAGGAGCTGAGAAATGGTAAGCGCTGCCTGTGACTACTTTTGTCCTAATGCAGCCTCCTCTTGTGATGGATTGCTTGTTTTGATGGAGTTTCCTGGCCCATCCAAAATCATACTGACGAGAGCTTTCAACGAAGATGGTGTTGCATTTTCTTGGCAGTTTTCAAGGAAATCCCCATTGAAGTTTTACTGCTTCGAGAAAATCTCTCTGCGGACAATCTTGGCGGCTTGTGCAAGCAGCAAGGCGTCGGAATCATGATCAACAACCTTGCTCACTGCATATCCCAGGTCACGTTTGAAGACAAGAGTAGCATCTCTTTCGCGACCTGTATTGCATTCTTGAAGCTCAGGGCATGCATCCAGTAGTTTCTGTCTGAGTCTTGTGGTATGCAGACTGCAACTAACTCCAAGCTCCTGTAGTCGAGTATTGTACAGTGTGCAAAGTTTTGACATACGGAACACAGGGGCTGTTGTTTCGTCATGTTCAAAACTCTGGATATATGACACCAGCTCAGCAAAAGCAATGCCATGACAAACAGAACTGTTGCTCTGGTCACAGTTCAGTTCCTTTTTGTATTTATTGGCACGATTGTACAGGGAAATCAAACATTTCAGATGATATTGTGAATCTGTAGCAATCATATCTCCAGCAGCAAGCTTTTTAAGCAAGTCCTTGTCTTGAAGAAGGTTAGCTGCATGTCTCACCTTATAGTCCAGTCCAAATGTTGCTGCGCTGTACAACTTGCCAGAGCTCTCAttacaaaagaaacaaatatcTTTGGATGACGCCGGAGTGCCAGCAGATCGTCTTGTTTTGGCTGAGCTGCAGGTGGCTGCTCTGTCCTCTGCCTGCCGTTTCTCAGCTTTCTTTTGAAGTCTTTCCAAACTTCGCTTGCCCATTTTTTCTCTGCAAGACTTATGCCACGATGCACTATTTTTCTGAACAGTCTCTTTAATCCCAGATCCATCATCTAGTTGAAATACCCCCACAGTTACAGGAAGGTCAAAACCGCATGCAAGAAACtgttggacattttcagcaaacAAAGTGTATCCTTCGCCACTCCTTGTACCCACTGCTGGGCAGTTCAGATGTTCTGTTGTCTTGTTCTGACAGAAAATGCATCGACTCCAGTCAACAACAGGAGACTGTGAAGTTGAGGGTTCACAAAATGGATCAACATCTTTGTAGTGTTTCGCCATATTTTTCCTGCAGAAAAAAGTTAACGTAACTTAATAGTTTTTCTCAAATATGGTGTAAGCCTTTTCTGAGAGCAAAAGGGTCTtttaataaacaaacaaataaacaaaaatatatataaaaaaatatatacaagatttttttttcaaacgcaCTCCGTTTATAGAAGACAGAACTGCTcctaaaaacagaaaaacaaaaataaataaataaacaatgaaaGACGAACGTTGACACTGAAAGCCGTAGGGTCTGGGAAGCAAAACCAACTGTTTTTCAGTATAATATGCTATCCTTACCAAAAAAAACGAAGCTGTTTTGTGACCTTGCTCTCTTCTCAATATGTCAAAAGTCGCGTACCATACTTTTTCTCTCGGCGACCAAAATAATGATTGCATGCACAGACACTTGCACTTTCCTACGCATCATGAAAAAAACCCGCATGCACTTTCAAAGTGAAGTAAAGGTACTccaataaaacaaaattgtaaacaa is part of the Littorina saxatilis isolate snail1 unplaced genomic scaffold, US_GU_Lsax_2.0 scaffold_2565, whole genome shotgun sequence genome and encodes:
- the LOC138957584 gene encoding uncharacterized protein; the protein is MEKRGIKRLALMKKLSGTHWGANSKILKTVYTGTVRPVLEYGASAWATAAKTHTNKLDRVQNFGLRIILGAMKSTPIAAMEKTVGVEPLESRQRSKLLAHAEKMKRLPDHPLHDKLKSLTKNRLKRKSLNHLVKEEQRMQADILTANIELCEKLDPTNWPPKTLKAEVRTTIPGITVKGDQSDAVLKALTMEEIDKRYPAARWTHIFTDGSAEDATRNGGCGVFIKKPGLPPVSVSASGGRLCSNYKAEVLALHKATETVLQWETRPKKAVFLSDSLSALQALCSGNPDSTMEHLMQNINTLAQTTAVVLQWIPAHTGIVGNEVADRLAKEGSKTEQQPSNLTYSEARTLIRNRQKSTFKKKNNGYNPHEDALHQLTRHEQTIVFRLRTGHCGLNSHLKMIGIRQSALCHCGKADQTPDHFLQTCQLHCSERKHVWPTGTSLHTKLWGSTQDLEMTAHFVNITGQRI